A single region of the Etheostoma cragini isolate CJK2018 chromosome 3, CSU_Ecrag_1.0, whole genome shotgun sequence genome encodes:
- the mre11a gene encoding double-strand break repair protein MRE11 isoform X1 translates to MSSENTIDDEDTFKILIATDIHLGYLEKDAIRGNDSFTTLEEILKCAKTNQVDFILLGGDLFHDNKPSRRCLHHCITMLRQYCMGDTPIQFNILSDQNVNFNTTKFPWVNYQDENLNISIPAFSIHGNHDDPTGAEGLCALDLLSASGLVNHFGHSHSVERIEISPILMQKGKTKLALFGLGSIPDERLYRMFVNNQVTMLRPKEDQDEWFNIFTIHQNRSKHGPTNYIPEQFLDDFLDLVVWGHEHECLIAPTRNEQQLFYVTQPGSSVATSLSPGEATKKHIGLLKVNGRKMNLQKIPLETVRQFFIQDVVLADYQDQFTPDTPQVTKKVENLCYAKVTEMLEEAERERLGCPLTPEKPLIRLRVDYSGGFEAFNTSRFSQKFVERVANPKDIIHFLRRREQKEDIKDEVNVDYGKLLKTTAVEGLRVEDLVKQYFEATEQTVQLSLLTEKGMGKAIQEFVDKDEKDAIEELITYQLEKTQRHLQARGVTTEQDIDTEIRLFRDSKKNTTEEEKEISEAINRAKALRLERGNEPVDPILSGELALDSDEDSVPLPPPTRGRGRGGRGRGRGRGAAPSEPKPAGRSRSQKSLPTQNRSIMQAFQASSQRSSRTSATTSYADVEMTIDDSDDDIPVKKASRPPPRPASSSSSFTKNSSQSQSQSSKGIAFDDSDDDEEDDPFKGPSRSRR, encoded by the exons ATGTCTTCAGAGAACACCAT AGATGATGAGGATACTTTCAAGATCCTGATTGCTACAGACATTCACTTGGGTTACCTCGAGAAGGATGCCATCCGTGGCAATGACTCTTTTACCACTCTTGAGGAAATCCTGAAATGTGCCAAGACAAATCAG GTAGATTTCATCCTGCTGGGTGGGGATTTGTTCCACGACAACAAACCGTCCCGCCGATGCCTCCACCACTGCATCACTATGCTTAGACAATACTGCATGGGAGACACGCCCATACAGTTCAACATTCTCAGTGACCAGAATGTCAACTTCAACACCACCAA GTTCCCCTGGGTTAATTATCAGGATGAAAACCTGAACATCTCTATTCCTGCATTCAGTATTCACGGTAACCATGATGACCCAACTGGG GCTGAAGGTTTGTGTGCGTTGGATCTTCTAAGTGCTTCTGGTCTTGTCAATCACTTTGGTCACTCCCATTCAGTGGAGAGGATAGAGATTAGTCCCATCCTTATGCAGAAAGGCAAAACCAAGCTAGCCTTATTTGGTCTTG GCTCCATCCCAGATGAGCGGTTGTACAGGATGTTTGTCAACAACCAGGTCACAATGCTTCGCCCCAAAGAAGACCAAGATGAATGGTTTAACATCTTCACCATCCACCAGAACAG GAGTAAGCACGGACCCACTAATTACATTCCAGAGCAGTTCCTGGATGACTTTCTCGACTTGGTAGTGTGGGGTCACGAGCATGAGTGTTTGATTGCGCCAACCAGAAATGAACAACAGCTCTTCTATGTGACACAGCCTGGAAGCTCTGTAGCCACGTCCCTGTCCCCTGGAGAGGCAACCAAGAA GCACATAGGGCTGCTGAAGGTGAACGGTCGTAAGATGAACCTGCAAAAGATCCCCCTGGAGACAGTGCGTCAGTTCTTCATCCAAGATGTTGTGCTGGCTGACTACCAAGACCAATTCACACCTGATACACCCCAGGTCACAAAGAAGGTGGAGAACCTGTGCTACGCAAAG GTCACAGAGATGTTAGAGGAAGCTGAAAGAGAAAGACTTGGATGTCCGCTCACCCCGGAGAAACCTCTTATCCGCCTGAGG GTGGACTACAGTGGAGGCTTCGAGGCGTTCAACACTTCTCGCTTCAGTCAGAAGTTTGTGGAACGTGTAGCCAACCCAAAAGACATCATTCACTTTCTGAGACGCCGTGAGCAGAAGGAGGACATCAAAG ATGAGGTCAATGTTGACTACGGAAAACTGTTAAAAACCACAGCAGTTGAGGGGCTGAGAGTGGAGGACCTGGTTAAACAGTACTTTGAGGCAACTGAACAG acAGTGCAGCTGTCCCTTCTGACTGAGAAAGGCATGGGGAAGGCCATCCAGGAGTTTGTAGACAAAGACGAGAAAGACGCCATTGAGGAGCTGATCACTTACCAGTTAGAGAAAACGCAACGCCACCTCCAAGCCCGAGGAGTAACCACGGAGCAGGATATAGACACAGAG atcCGGCTATTCAGAGACTCCAAAAAGAAcaccacagaggaagagaaggaaatcAGTGAA gcTATCAACAGAGCCAAAGCTCTCCGTTTGGAACGTGGCAATGAGCCTGTTGACCCTATACTATCCGGCGAGCTCGCTTTGGACTCTGACGAAGACTCAGTCCCCTTACCTCCCCCCACGcgaggcagagggagaggaggcAGGGGTCGGGGAAGGGGGAGAG GTGCAGCACCCTCTGAACCAAAGCCAGCGGGTCGGAGCCGTTCCCAGAAATCATTACCGACCCAGAACAGGAGCATTATGCAAG CATTTCAAGCTTCATCCCAGAGATCATCTCGGACTTCAGCGACAACATCTTATGCAGATGTAGAA ATGACCATTGATGACTCAGATGACGATATACCTGTAAAGAAAGCTTCCCGACCCCCTCCAAG ACCAGCGTCGTCGTCATCCTCCTTCACCAAGAACAGCTCCCAGAGCCAGAGCCAGTCATCTAAAGGAATTGCCTTTGATGACAGCGATGATGATGAGG AGGATGATCCATTCAAAGGCCCCAGTCGTTCACGGAGATAA
- the mre11a gene encoding double-strand break repair protein MRE11 isoform X2: protein MSSENTIDDEDTFKILIATDIHLGYLEKDAIRGNDSFTTLEEILKCAKTNQVDFILLGGDLFHDNKPSRRCLHHCITMLRQYCMGDTPIQFNILSDQNVNFNTTKFPWVNYQDENLNISIPAFSIHGNHDDPTGAEGLCALDLLSASGLVNHFGHSHSVERIEISPILMQKGKTKLALFGLGSIPDERLYRMFVNNQVTMLRPKEDQDEWFNIFTIHQNRSKHGPTNYIPEQFLDDFLDLVVWGHEHECLIAPTRNEQQLFYVTQPGSSVATSLSPGEATKKHIGLLKVNGRKMNLQKIPLETVRQFFIQDVVLADYQDQFTPDTPQVTKKVENLCYAKVTEMLEEAERERLGCPLTPEKPLIRLRVDYSGGFEAFNTSRFSQKFVERVANPKDIIHFLRRREQKEDIKDEVNVDYGKLLKTTAVEGLRVEDLVKQYFEATEQTVQLSLLTEKGMGKAIQEFVDKDEKDAIEELITYQLEKTQRHLQARGVTTEQDIDTEIRLFRDSKKNTTEEEKEISEAINRAKALRLERGNEPVDPILSGELALDSDEDSVPLPPPTRGRGRGGRGRGRGRGAAPSEPKPAGRSRSQKSLPTQNRSIMQAFQASSQRSSRTSATTSYADVEMTIDDSDDDIPVKKASRPPPRPASSSSSFTKNSSQSQSQSSKGIAFDDSDDDEDDPFKGPSRSRR, encoded by the exons ATGTCTTCAGAGAACACCAT AGATGATGAGGATACTTTCAAGATCCTGATTGCTACAGACATTCACTTGGGTTACCTCGAGAAGGATGCCATCCGTGGCAATGACTCTTTTACCACTCTTGAGGAAATCCTGAAATGTGCCAAGACAAATCAG GTAGATTTCATCCTGCTGGGTGGGGATTTGTTCCACGACAACAAACCGTCCCGCCGATGCCTCCACCACTGCATCACTATGCTTAGACAATACTGCATGGGAGACACGCCCATACAGTTCAACATTCTCAGTGACCAGAATGTCAACTTCAACACCACCAA GTTCCCCTGGGTTAATTATCAGGATGAAAACCTGAACATCTCTATTCCTGCATTCAGTATTCACGGTAACCATGATGACCCAACTGGG GCTGAAGGTTTGTGTGCGTTGGATCTTCTAAGTGCTTCTGGTCTTGTCAATCACTTTGGTCACTCCCATTCAGTGGAGAGGATAGAGATTAGTCCCATCCTTATGCAGAAAGGCAAAACCAAGCTAGCCTTATTTGGTCTTG GCTCCATCCCAGATGAGCGGTTGTACAGGATGTTTGTCAACAACCAGGTCACAATGCTTCGCCCCAAAGAAGACCAAGATGAATGGTTTAACATCTTCACCATCCACCAGAACAG GAGTAAGCACGGACCCACTAATTACATTCCAGAGCAGTTCCTGGATGACTTTCTCGACTTGGTAGTGTGGGGTCACGAGCATGAGTGTTTGATTGCGCCAACCAGAAATGAACAACAGCTCTTCTATGTGACACAGCCTGGAAGCTCTGTAGCCACGTCCCTGTCCCCTGGAGAGGCAACCAAGAA GCACATAGGGCTGCTGAAGGTGAACGGTCGTAAGATGAACCTGCAAAAGATCCCCCTGGAGACAGTGCGTCAGTTCTTCATCCAAGATGTTGTGCTGGCTGACTACCAAGACCAATTCACACCTGATACACCCCAGGTCACAAAGAAGGTGGAGAACCTGTGCTACGCAAAG GTCACAGAGATGTTAGAGGAAGCTGAAAGAGAAAGACTTGGATGTCCGCTCACCCCGGAGAAACCTCTTATCCGCCTGAGG GTGGACTACAGTGGAGGCTTCGAGGCGTTCAACACTTCTCGCTTCAGTCAGAAGTTTGTGGAACGTGTAGCCAACCCAAAAGACATCATTCACTTTCTGAGACGCCGTGAGCAGAAGGAGGACATCAAAG ATGAGGTCAATGTTGACTACGGAAAACTGTTAAAAACCACAGCAGTTGAGGGGCTGAGAGTGGAGGACCTGGTTAAACAGTACTTTGAGGCAACTGAACAG acAGTGCAGCTGTCCCTTCTGACTGAGAAAGGCATGGGGAAGGCCATCCAGGAGTTTGTAGACAAAGACGAGAAAGACGCCATTGAGGAGCTGATCACTTACCAGTTAGAGAAAACGCAACGCCACCTCCAAGCCCGAGGAGTAACCACGGAGCAGGATATAGACACAGAG atcCGGCTATTCAGAGACTCCAAAAAGAAcaccacagaggaagagaaggaaatcAGTGAA gcTATCAACAGAGCCAAAGCTCTCCGTTTGGAACGTGGCAATGAGCCTGTTGACCCTATACTATCCGGCGAGCTCGCTTTGGACTCTGACGAAGACTCAGTCCCCTTACCTCCCCCCACGcgaggcagagggagaggaggcAGGGGTCGGGGAAGGGGGAGAG GTGCAGCACCCTCTGAACCAAAGCCAGCGGGTCGGAGCCGTTCCCAGAAATCATTACCGACCCAGAACAGGAGCATTATGCAAG CATTTCAAGCTTCATCCCAGAGATCATCTCGGACTTCAGCGACAACATCTTATGCAGATGTAGAA ATGACCATTGATGACTCAGATGACGATATACCTGTAAAGAAAGCTTCCCGACCCCCTCCAAG ACCAGCGTCGTCGTCATCCTCCTTCACCAAGAACAGCTCCCAGAGCCAGAGCCAGTCATCTAAAGGAATTGCCTTTGATGACAGCGATGATGATGAG GATGATCCATTCAAAGGCCCCAGTCGTTCACGGAGATAA